The following proteins come from a genomic window of Methanosarcina sp. MTP4:
- a CDS encoding GntP family permease, which produces MNPVLIFLFALICILLLTAKFRIHPFLSLVSVSILTGVLAGEPLRTVETVSLGMGRVFSHFAIIITCGSIIGIVLQRTGGTSVIADDIIRFSRKPLLALNFLGFLFSVPVMCCILAYVIFVPIARELAARINTPSISSATALALGTLASFNLVYPSPVIISAAEELGANINLLILLGFLISVPTSIAGYLYARKFSAGEGAGTLGPLRKSEQELSGLKGSVIKEGELEKTNGKFRRLEAYAPVFFPLLLILSRAIFETPPPLLMFFGDPNIALLIGVLLSFLSGRRLGLEVLRTLIEKAVRRGGVVLLDLCGGGALGATLAMTGSGEALGQMFMQLNLPHIMVPFLVAAALQTVQGSRVVTMLVAPSLMMPLLPELGLPVEILILSMASGTFLFSHVNDPFFWIFGELAEIEPQQVFRAYTLGGALMGVVSFLLVCGVYLIGY; this is translated from the coding sequence ATGAATCCGGTTCTTATCTTCCTTTTTGCCCTCATCTGCATTCTGCTCCTGACCGCAAAATTCAGGATTCATCCTTTCCTGAGCCTGGTTTCGGTATCCATCCTCACGGGAGTTCTGGCAGGTGAACCCCTCAGGACAGTGGAAACGGTAAGTTTGGGTATGGGTAGGGTATTTTCCCACTTTGCAATTATCATTACCTGTGGGAGCATCATTGGAATCGTACTCCAGAGGACCGGGGGTACCTCCGTGATTGCCGACGATATCATTCGTTTTTCCAGGAAACCTCTTTTGGCTCTGAATTTCCTCGGTTTTCTCTTTTCCGTGCCCGTGATGTGCTGCATCCTGGCCTACGTTATCTTTGTTCCGATCGCAAGAGAGTTGGCAGCCAGGATCAACACCCCCTCGATTTCTAGTGCAACCGCCCTGGCGCTGGGTACGCTTGCCTCTTTCAATCTTGTCTACCCCTCCCCCGTGATAATCTCGGCAGCAGAAGAGCTTGGGGCAAATATTAACCTCCTGATCCTGTTGGGATTTTTGATTTCAGTTCCCACGTCCATTGCAGGGTACCTCTATGCCAGGAAATTCAGTGCTGGTGAAGGGGCAGGGACTTTAGGGCCTTTAAGGAAAAGTGAACAGGAGCTTTCAGGGCTCAAGGGGTCAGTAATCAAGGAAGGGGAATTGGAAAAGACAAATGGAAAGTTTAGAAGGCTTGAAGCCTATGCTCCTGTTTTTTTCCCCCTACTCCTTATTCTCTCCCGCGCGATCTTTGAAACCCCTCCTCCGCTACTCATGTTCTTCGGCGACCCGAACATAGCTCTTCTGATCGGGGTACTCCTTTCCTTTCTTTCCGGGAGGAGGCTGGGACTTGAAGTGCTCAGAACTCTTATAGAAAAAGCCGTGAGAAGGGGTGGGGTTGTCCTCCTTGATCTATGCGGGGGTGGGGCTCTTGGGGCAACTCTTGCCATGACAGGTTCCGGGGAGGCCCTGGGACAGATGTTCATGCAGCTGAACCTTCCCCATATCATGGTGCCCTTCCTGGTTGCTGCTGCCCTCCAGACCGTTCAGGGCTCAAGGGTCGTGACAATGCTCGTTGCTCCTTCTCTTATGATGCCTCTACTGCCCGAACTCGGGCTTCCTGTGGAAATTCTCATCCTGTCCATGGCATCGGGCACTTTCCTGTTCTCACACGTCAATGACCCCTTTTTCTGGATTTTCGGGGAACTGGCTGAAATTGAGCCTCAGCAGGTATTCAGGGCATATACCCTGGGAGGAGCCCTGATGGGTGTTGTTAGTTTCCTGCTTGTCTGCGGAGTCTATTTGATCGGTTACTGA
- a CDS encoding chemotaxis protein CheW: protein MFEETSGQDSGVSDEGLQLVVFELSGEEFGVDIMQVSEIIPVPRITRVPQAPECVKGLINLRGKIIVLIDLNIRLGFSPKERDELSRIIIVEVGDTVIGMLVNSVKEVMRLPLSSIEPTPEMIKSKINAEYLKGVGKLDGRLLILLKLEKVLGEEEVDELNQLSLPEETT, encoded by the coding sequence ATGTTTGAAGAAACATCAGGACAGGATTCGGGAGTGTCGGATGAGGGACTTCAGCTTGTGGTCTTTGAGCTTTCGGGAGAAGAATTCGGGGTCGATATTATGCAGGTCTCCGAAATTATCCCGGTTCCCAGGATCACCCGGGTCCCCCAGGCCCCGGAGTGTGTAAAAGGGCTGATCAACCTGCGGGGAAAAATCATTGTCTTGATCGACCTGAATATCCGCCTGGGTTTCAGCCCGAAGGAGCGCGATGAGCTCTCCAGAATCATTATCGTGGAAGTAGGGGATACTGTCATCGGTATGCTCGTAAATTCCGTGAAAGAGGTCATGAGGCTCCCTCTCTCTTCCATTGAACCTACACCTGAAATGATAAAGTCAAAAATAAATGCCGAATACCTGAAAGGAGTCGGAAAGCTGGATGGTCGGCTTCTCATCCTCCTGAAACTGGAAAAGGTGCTTGGAGAAGAAGAAGTGGACGAACTCAATCAGCTTTCTCTGCCCGAAGAAACTACCTGA
- a CDS encoding response regulator: MSEILVVEDNLLNLMIEADLLKSFGYEPKKAKNGVEALEVLNEGRVDLILLDMELPKMNGLEFLKIIKCDSETRDIRVVAVTGYSDSESEQQFLEAGCYAVLPKPINFGIFRSQIEEFLTG; this comes from the coding sequence ATGTCCGAAATCCTTGTTGTTGAGGATAATTTACTTAACCTTATGATTGAGGCAGATCTGCTGAAGTCTTTTGGATATGAGCCGAAGAAGGCAAAAAACGGGGTGGAAGCACTGGAAGTGCTTAATGAGGGTAGAGTTGATTTGATACTGCTGGATATGGAACTCCCGAAGATGAACGGTCTTGAATTTCTTAAAATAATAAAGTGTGATTCTGAGACCAGGGACATCAGGGTGGTTGCCGTAACAGGATACAGTGATTCTGAAAGTGAACAGCAGTTCCTTGAAGCCGGATGCTATGCTGTCCTGCCCAAGCCTATAAATTTCGGCATTTTCAGGTCCCAGATCGAAGAATTTCTGACAGGTTAA
- a CDS encoding response regulator, producing MARIMIVDDAEFMRMVIRDILVKQGHEVAAEVADGECAIQKYQEVKPDLVLMDIILPDMEGTKTLQKLLDLDPEAKVVMCSSLGQKAVVMESIKIGAKDFIVKPFEPDKVLEVIKKVIEPDN from the coding sequence ATGGCAAGGATTATGATCGTGGACGATGCCGAATTTATGAGGATGGTGATCAGGGACATTCTCGTAAAGCAGGGACACGAAGTGGCAGCTGAAGTAGCTGATGGAGAATGTGCAATTCAGAAATATCAGGAAGTGAAACCGGACCTCGTGCTGATGGATATTATTCTGCCGGATATGGAGGGTACCAAAACCCTGCAAAAGCTTCTTGACCTGGATCCCGAGGCGAAAGTAGTGATGTGCTCTTCCCTGGGACAGAAGGCTGTGGTGATGGAGTCCATAAAAATAGGTGCAAAAGACTTCATAGTTAAACCCTTTGAACCCGATAAAGTACTGGAAGTAATCAAAAAGGTCATTGAACCGGATAATTGA
- a CDS encoding IS1634 family transposase, whose translation MHFKIKTISGHKYLYVIKNERIDGKVVQTIQKYVGTADQVYDLIMETKETRIASYSFGKPAALLKAAEEVGLIEAMNKHIDRKSIKGLTPAEYLLLIIIGRSEHILSRNVLDEYFKESLLKFFWNPSYKLSSQNFLNYMERLDEETIRKIEIDVSRTLIQKGIRPTKLTFDTTNFYTHIEHGEELPKKGFSKDKRYDKNLIGVGLTTSNKNIPFQTITYPANIPDVTLFSGLIDNICKRVEEIEIPLDEITIVFDRGMNSIDNIEHVLDKMHVVGALPSSMCKDLFQIPLSDFEEEWENGKNNIIKAHRIMGKWYEQNFTGAIKYSEITRRKQMHEWETKRVMILEKIEELRSRLNHKGRGRKMTSKGLMNRVVDTVPKQYRGLFDYNVIENEGKLQLNFSLNESREKEFLSGMGKTVVFTDKENLATKEIVEMYDSRNMIEEDIKWLKDRLLIPIKPVYVRKDVKIRAHVFLCVMGLLLHNYLLHLIDDPELTIQKLATNLEKIRMSLVYSAKEEKNAEFVIEEMNKETAKIFTKLQLGKYIPS comes from the coding sequence ATGCACTTCAAGATTAAAACTATATCGGGCCACAAATACCTTTACGTCATAAAGAATGAACGAATTGATGGAAAAGTTGTCCAAACAATTCAAAAGTATGTTGGGACTGCTGACCAAGTTTATGACCTCATAATGGAAACAAAAGAAACAAGAATAGCATCCTACTCTTTTGGCAAACCAGCTGCCTTACTCAAGGCAGCTGAAGAAGTAGGCCTCATTGAAGCTATGAACAAACACATTGACAGAAAAAGCATAAAAGGCCTTACGCCTGCAGAATATCTCCTTTTAATCATCATCGGAAGATCCGAACATATCCTTAGCAGGAATGTTCTTGATGAATACTTCAAAGAAAGTTTACTCAAATTTTTCTGGAATCCCTCATATAAACTCTCAAGTCAGAACTTCCTTAACTACATGGAAAGATTGGATGAAGAAACAATCCGTAAAATCGAAATTGATGTCTCCAGAACACTAATCCAAAAAGGAATAAGGCCAACTAAACTAACATTTGACACGACTAACTTTTACACTCATATCGAGCATGGAGAGGAACTCCCAAAAAAGGGGTTCTCTAAGGATAAACGGTATGATAAGAACCTGATAGGTGTTGGCTTAACAACTTCAAACAAGAACATTCCTTTTCAGACAATTACCTACCCGGCAAACATACCTGATGTAACTTTGTTTTCAGGTTTAATTGACAACATTTGCAAACGTGTAGAAGAAATCGAGATTCCTCTTGATGAGATTACTATCGTTTTTGATAGGGGAATGAACTCAATAGATAACATAGAACATGTTCTGGATAAAATGCATGTTGTTGGGGCTCTACCTTCTTCGATGTGTAAAGATTTGTTTCAAATTCCTTTGTCCGACTTTGAAGAGGAATGGGAAAATGGAAAAAACAATATCATTAAAGCTCATCGTATTATGGGGAAATGGTATGAACAGAATTTCACCGGAGCAATAAAGTACAGTGAAATTACCAGGAGAAAACAGATGCATGAGTGGGAAACAAAAAGAGTCATGATTCTGGAGAAAATCGAAGAACTAAGATCAAGGCTTAACCACAAAGGAAGGGGAAGAAAAATGACATCAAAAGGCCTTATGAACCGGGTCGTTGATACGGTACCAAAGCAATATAGAGGACTCTTTGATTACAATGTCATTGAAAATGAAGGGAAGTTACAACTTAATTTCAGTTTAAATGAAAGTCGGGAGAAAGAGTTTCTTTCAGGGATGGGAAAGACTGTTGTATTTACTGATAAGGAAAACCTTGCAACAAAAGAAATTGTGGAAATGTATGATTCCCGAAATATGATTGAAGAGGACATAAAGTGGCTAAAGGACAGGTTACTGATACCGATAAAACCTGTATATGTAAGGAAGGATGTGAAGATAAGAGCACACGTGTTTCTTTGTGTAATGGGATTACTGCTCCACAATTATTTACTCCATTTGATTGATGATCCTGAACTGACAATTCAAAAATTGGCCACTAATCTCGAAAAGATAAGAATGAGTCTTGTCTATAGTGCAAAAGAAGAGAAAAATGCAGAGTTTGTTATAGAAGAAATGAACAAAGAAACTGCAAAAATATTTACAAAACTTCAACTTGGGAAGTATATCCCAAGTTGA
- a CDS encoding metal-dependent transcriptional regulator, with amino-acid sequence MTVITGLELSPRKVDYLKFILKKGRTVKTTEISSSFKVDPSTTSKTLNELAASGYLNHVPYKGVDLTKQGEMYAEFLIRRHRIMSLLLSHYGLSSEEACEEVSRFEAYVSKEAVDKICSAMGHPMFGVCGEITHEKCFHDEHRHE; translated from the coding sequence ATGACGGTAATTACGGGTCTCGAGCTTTCTCCCCGGAAAGTAGATTACCTGAAATTCATTTTAAAAAAAGGAAGGACAGTGAAGACTACTGAAATTTCTTCCAGCTTTAAAGTGGATCCTTCCACGACAAGCAAGACCCTTAACGAGCTTGCAGCTTCAGGTTACCTGAACCATGTTCCTTACAAAGGGGTCGACTTAACGAAGCAGGGGGAGATGTATGCGGAGTTCCTGATCAGGAGACACAGGATCATGAGCCTTCTCCTGAGTCACTACGGGCTTTCCTCGGAAGAGGCTTGTGAGGAAGTCTCAAGGTTCGAAGCTTACGTTTCAAAGGAAGCTGTGGACAAGATCTGCAGTGCAATGGGGCACCCGATGTTCGGAGTGTGTGGAGAAATCACGCACGAAAAGTGTTTCCATGATGAGCACCGGCATGAATGA
- a CDS encoding methyl-accepting chemotaxis protein, protein MVIGFALLLVLIFFVGYTGYSGMDEVEKKTRAIENMTFIIDSMEYAVISEQNYIINGDPAAKDDVYKYLDLVPEQAEISKNIYADYLDDVNQGRMEFALEASSDFRAEFDDYVEAEEEQAALESGFVVRRGEMLQLVEEIYLDQMEQYKQYTEEGASNEVLIEKLSNAEDTQEIIVMMLQAKSEYQSYAVTGDPQHVENYDQLAVAVIEEVADLSLRLEKQENIDRAEMVISESEKIRVDVGRLVVLENRKDEAEENMLVIARQVETVTKAASADQREQLNTLIRGSINEILLVTLFSVFLGGFLVFVILNLYRKPIYELLDASEKISEGDLTVEIKGTSRSEISLLSKAFGNMVANLRQLIREVQKGSLHLATLSEEMSASSEEVASASRKISDTATEISHGAEMQTSKIVDITHAMQDMTHNIQEVADNTQKVSKNTNFVNDTVNNIGNVSKEVLVKMGRIQSSVDETESVIKGLDVKSWQINEIVALITGIADQTNMLALNAAIEAARAGEHGKGFSVVADEVRKLAEESGGAAKNISGLIDEIRTVIGDTVESIEASKGDVKVGSSSVKEALEMVNGIVSTVNEITNMIEDVAAATEEQSASIEEITSTLEDISSISEQSAAGTQEAAAALEEQSASMSELASMANELSLLGERMRRATEKFKLGDFEERPENKED, encoded by the coding sequence GTGGTAATAGGATTTGCCCTTCTTCTGGTTTTGATCTTTTTTGTTGGGTACACGGGTTACAGCGGTATGGATGAGGTTGAGAAAAAGACCCGAGCCATTGAAAATATGACCTTTATTATTGATAGTATGGAATATGCTGTAATTTCTGAGCAAAACTATATTATTAATGGAGATCCGGCAGCAAAAGATGATGTATATAAGTATCTGGATCTTGTGCCCGAACAGGCAGAAATATCGAAGAACATATATGCAGACTATCTCGACGATGTAAATCAAGGCAGAATGGAGTTTGCTCTGGAGGCTTCCAGTGATTTCAGGGCAGAGTTTGATGATTATGTTGAGGCAGAAGAGGAACAGGCTGCCTTAGAAAGTGGGTTTGTTGTAAGAAGGGGAGAAATGTTGCAGCTGGTCGAAGAGATTTATCTGGACCAGATGGAGCAGTATAAGCAATATACTGAGGAAGGGGCTTCAAATGAGGTTCTTATTGAAAAATTGTCCAATGCGGAGGATACACAGGAAATTATAGTAATGATGCTGCAGGCCAAAAGTGAATATCAGAGTTATGCTGTTACCGGAGACCCGCAGCACGTTGAAAATTATGATCAGCTTGCAGTGGCTGTCATTGAGGAGGTTGCTGATTTAAGTTTACGCCTGGAAAAGCAGGAAAATATTGATCGTGCAGAGATGGTAATTTCTGAGTCCGAGAAAATCCGTGTAGATGTAGGGCGACTTGTAGTTCTGGAAAACAGGAAAGATGAGGCGGAGGAAAATATGCTGGTAATAGCCAGGCAGGTAGAAACCGTCACTAAGGCTGCAAGTGCTGATCAGAGGGAACAATTGAACACCCTGATCCGCGGGTCTATCAATGAAATCCTCCTGGTAACGCTCTTTTCGGTATTTCTCGGTGGTTTTCTCGTTTTCGTGATTTTGAACCTTTACAGAAAGCCGATTTACGAACTGCTAGATGCTTCCGAAAAAATATCTGAAGGAGATCTAACTGTTGAAATCAAGGGCACTTCCCGCAGTGAAATATCCCTTCTCTCCAAAGCCTTCGGCAACATGGTTGCAAACCTGCGCCAGCTTATCAGGGAAGTCCAGAAAGGTTCACTCCATCTTGCCACACTTTCGGAAGAAATGTCTGCTTCTTCCGAGGAAGTAGCTTCTGCATCAAGAAAGATTTCGGATACTGCAACTGAAATCTCGCACGGCGCAGAAATGCAGACTTCAAAAATAGTGGATATAACCCATGCAATGCAGGACATGACCCACAACATCCAGGAAGTTGCCGATAATACCCAGAAAGTTTCTAAAAACACAAACTTTGTAAATGATACGGTTAACAACATCGGGAACGTTTCCAAAGAAGTCCTGGTAAAAATGGGACGTATCCAGTCCTCCGTAGATGAAACCGAAAGCGTGATCAAAGGTCTTGACGTCAAATCATGGCAGATCAATGAGATTGTGGCGCTCATTACCGGGATTGCAGACCAGACCAATATGCTTGCACTCAATGCGGCAATTGAGGCTGCAAGGGCAGGTGAACACGGGAAAGGTTTCTCTGTTGTAGCCGATGAAGTCCGCAAACTTGCCGAAGAATCCGGGGGTGCTGCCAAGAATATTTCAGGACTGATCGATGAAATCAGGACCGTTATAGGTGACACTGTAGAGTCTATAGAAGCCAGCAAGGGTGATGTGAAGGTCGGTTCCAGTTCCGTGAAGGAGGCTCTTGAGATGGTCAACGGGATTGTTTCCACGGTCAACGAGATCACAAACATGATCGAGGACGTTGCAGCAGCTACTGAGGAACAGTCTGCGTCCATCGAAGAGATTACCTCTACCCTGGAGGATATATCTTCAATATCGGAGCAGTCCGCTGCCGGAACCCAGGAAGCTGCGGCAGCTCTCGAGGAACAGAGCGCTTCAATGTCAGAACTTGCCAGTATGGCCAACGAACTCTCTTTGCTCGGGGAAAGAATGAGGAGAGCCACCGAAAAGTTCAAGCTTGGGGATTTTGAAGAAAGGCCGGAAAACAAGGAAGATTAA